One stretch of Schlesneria sp. DSM 10557 DNA includes these proteins:
- a CDS encoding DUF1080 domain-containing protein, whose translation MLLRFALQSVAVAICLIGVQVLAADAPPEKEGMATCFNGKDLSGWDGDPRLWSVKDGVIRGETTPENAADGNTFLIWKEGRTKDLELRLSFRCNATNNSGIQYRSRHITTSDARNKWVVRGYQHELRNEVTFPNVAGFIYDEGGKRGRISLVGEQVKWDQNGKQVLRSDLIDQATFEKLFKLDDWNDVVIIAKGPLIRHYLNNKLIMECEDRDPQNSFSDGILALQLHAGKPMWAEFKNIRIAEIKAE comes from the coding sequence ATGTTGCTGCGCTTTGCTCTGCAGTCCGTCGCTGTGGCCATCTGCCTGATTGGTGTTCAGGTCCTTGCTGCGGATGCCCCTCCCGAAAAAGAAGGAATGGCGACGTGCTTTAACGGCAAAGATTTGAGCGGCTGGGATGGGGACCCGCGACTGTGGAGTGTGAAGGACGGCGTGATCCGGGGCGAGACGACGCCAGAGAACGCGGCGGACGGAAACACCTTCCTGATCTGGAAAGAAGGTCGCACAAAGGACCTCGAACTGCGACTGTCGTTTCGCTGTAACGCCACCAACAATTCCGGCATTCAATACCGATCCCGTCATATCACCACCTCTGATGCACGGAACAAGTGGGTGGTCAGGGGTTACCAGCATGAACTGCGTAACGAAGTGACGTTCCCCAATGTGGCTGGATTTATTTATGACGAGGGTGGCAAACGGGGCCGTATCAGCCTTGTGGGTGAACAGGTCAAGTGGGACCAGAATGGCAAGCAGGTCCTTCGCTCCGATCTGATCGATCAAGCCACTTTCGAAAAACTGTTCAAGCTGGACGATTGGAATGATGTTGTGATCATCGCCAAAGGCCCGCTCATTCGGCACTACCTCAACAACAAGCTGATCATGGAATGTGAGGACCGAGATCCTCAAAATTCCTTTTCGGACGGCATCCTGGCACTGCAACTCCATGCCGGGAAGCCAATGTGGGCCGAGTTCAAAAACATCCGAATCGCAGAAATCAAAGCGGAATAG
- a CDS encoding sigma-70 family RNA polymerase sigma factor, giving the protein MTEDATTETQSSAPSGEFVQLFTHHQRRLFLYILSQVSNPLDAEEILQETNVVIWSKSAKYQPGTNFLAWVSQIANFEVMKFRTRKRREKLVFSDEFLQSVAEASLERSEELESRRAALVDCLNRLRPKDRELIQQRYAPGERGKHLAEQIGRPANSVYQSLGRIRRSLLDCIQQKFAAEGAS; this is encoded by the coding sequence GTGACAGAAGACGCCACTACCGAGACTCAGTCCTCTGCCCCCAGTGGTGAGTTTGTCCAGCTGTTCACTCACCATCAGCGGCGGCTGTTCCTCTATATCCTGTCTCAGGTCTCGAATCCTCTGGACGCCGAAGAGATCCTGCAGGAGACGAACGTGGTGATCTGGAGTAAGAGTGCCAAGTATCAACCGGGCACAAACTTTCTGGCCTGGGTCAGTCAGATCGCCAATTTTGAAGTGATGAAGTTTCGGACGCGAAAACGTCGGGAAAAACTGGTCTTTAGTGACGAATTTCTTCAGTCAGTGGCCGAGGCGAGTCTCGAACGATCAGAAGAACTCGAGTCGCGTCGAGCGGCGCTGGTCGACTGCTTGAACCGATTACGCCCCAAGGATCGTGAATTGATCCAGCAGCGGTATGCTCCGGGAGAACGTGGTAAGCACCTGGCTGAGCAGATCGGCCGACCAGCCAATTCCGTGTATCAGTCACTGGGCCGCATTCGTCGATCGCTACTCGACTGCATTCAGCAGAAGTTCGCGGCAGAGGGGGCGTCATGA
- a CDS encoding RHS repeat domain-containing protein: MIDGATTLVNYAYLGLGTTVQTTYPQPSLQYTLLGSSSGTSPAGDIYWGLDQFGRIIDSRWYRTTTNADIDRIKYGYDRASNRIWRQNPVATANSAQYDELYTNDGLQRLKDMQRGTLNGTNTAIPSPTFAQCWTLDPTGNWRGFNESTSGSSWTLTQARTSNTVNEITAISTPVGLAWAVPAYDAAGNMTTMPRQATPWTSQSATYDAWNRLISVKAGATDIQQNQYDARNFRTVILNYTSGVLSETRHSYFTSNWRCIEERVGASTSAERQFIWGARYIDDLVLRERDTTGAGALNERFYALQDANWNMSAITTAGALVGERFAYNPYGRTLFMSSAYVTRSISAFTWETTFCGYRYDSGAQLFSVRFRAYHAVLGSWLQRDPLGLKAGSNLYRYVRNSPFSQTDPLGLQDNFLTDVNSVFKDAVPNFIDQLDSGIDLPFGAVLSGHLTEFSTEQFFSDFWKKVGEKMLDAQPDPAALWVPPMDFTSQFQSLLQSTAFAAVQEQANFKVDVNNLSPQGWMAIVLGSVGCASVLQETHGLGNLFPHLSQTIPLSVPPKLLPPNVTITAKPTFIYNTPEYARNNPGAYPNFSLSGSFEFTLKLPKGNLSLSLPWGTAPLTLDNWSQLNKVFKLPLEEAKVNLNFKF, encoded by the coding sequence TTGATCGATGGGGCGACGACACTGGTGAATTATGCGTATCTCGGTTTAGGCACGACCGTGCAGACCACGTATCCCCAACCCTCGCTGCAGTACACGCTGCTGGGTTCCTCCAGTGGAACCAGTCCTGCGGGCGATATCTACTGGGGGCTGGACCAGTTTGGCCGGATTATCGACTCCCGCTGGTACCGCACCACGACGAATGCGGACATCGACCGCATTAAGTATGGTTACGACCGCGCCAGCAACCGGATCTGGCGGCAGAATCCCGTCGCCACGGCAAACAGTGCCCAGTACGACGAACTCTATACCAACGACGGACTGCAGCGACTGAAGGACATGCAGCGGGGAACACTCAACGGCACCAACACGGCCATTCCGTCACCCACCTTCGCGCAATGCTGGACACTCGATCCGACGGGAAACTGGCGCGGCTTCAATGAATCGACCAGCGGTTCGAGCTGGACATTAACTCAGGCGCGGACCTCCAACACCGTCAACGAGATCACCGCCATCTCGACGCCGGTGGGACTCGCATGGGCCGTACCTGCATATGATGCGGCAGGGAATATGACGACGATGCCTCGGCAGGCGACCCCCTGGACCAGCCAGTCCGCCACCTACGATGCCTGGAATCGCCTGATCTCCGTCAAGGCCGGCGCGACGGACATCCAGCAAAACCAGTACGATGCGCGAAACTTCCGAACGGTAATTCTCAATTACACCAGCGGCGTCCTGTCCGAAACCCGGCACTCCTATTTCACCAGCAACTGGCGCTGCATCGAAGAGCGAGTCGGCGCGTCGACCAGTGCCGAACGCCAGTTCATCTGGGGTGCGCGCTACATCGACGATCTCGTCCTGCGCGAGCGGGACACTACCGGAGCCGGAGCGCTCAACGAGCGATTCTACGCTCTCCAGGACGCCAACTGGAACATGAGTGCCATCACCACCGCAGGAGCACTCGTCGGCGAGCGATTCGCCTACAACCCATACGGCAGAACCCTCTTCATGTCCTCCGCCTACGTTACCCGCTCCATCTCGGCCTTCACCTGGGAGACGACGTTCTGCGGATACCGGTATGACTCGGGTGCGCAACTGTTCTCTGTTCGCTTCCGGGCGTACCATGCGGTTCTAGGAAGCTGGCTGCAGCGGGACCCGCTCGGATTGAAAGCCGGTAGTAACCTTTACAGATATGTGCGGAATTCTCCCTTTTCGCAAACTGACCCATTGGGCCTTCAAGACAACTTCCTCACAGACGTGAATTCCGTTTTTAAGGATGCCGTACCGAACTTTATTGATCAACTCGATTCGGGTATAGATTTGCCTTTTGGCGCAGTGTTAAGCGGCCACCTGACAGAATTTAGCACAGAGCAATTCTTTTCTGACTTCTGGAAGAAGGTTGGCGAAAAGATGCTCGATGCTCAACCCGATCCGGCTGCCCTTTGGGTCCCACCGATGGATTTTACGAGTCAATTCCAAAGCCTGCTGCAGTCAACCGCCTTTGCCGCAGTTCAAGAACAAGCAAACTTCAAAGTTGATGTTAACAATCTCTCTCCACAGGGATGGATGGCGATTGTTCTTGGCAGCGTTGGATGCGCGTCGGTACTTCAAGAAACGCACGGACTAGGGAATTTGTTTCCGCACTTGTCGCAGACCATTCCTTTGTCGGTGCCACCTAAACTACTTCCGCCTAATGTCACAATTACGGCGAAGCCAACTTTTATTTATAATACCCCCGAATATGCAAGAAATAACCCTGGTGCGTATCCGAATTTCAGTCTTTCTGGATCATTTGAGTTCACCCTTAAACTCCCTAAGGGCAACCTCTCGCTTTCGCTACCATGGGGTACAGCTCCCTTGACTTTGGACAATTGGTCGCAACTTAACAAAGTGTTTAAACTTCCCTTGGAAGAAGCCAAAGTCAATCTAAATTTCAAGTTCTAA
- a CDS encoding tetratricopeptide repeat protein, which yields MCRSVRCFLAQIIVVALMARSTVGEETLVGKTVLPRIGCKVLSGGEVSSAEHFSLPFTVLAQNKHTLTTDEGMVNIDDVVTIEEALEYYKSVIESDSRSAEAFRCRAFVFCHNQKYERALDDIVKAQKLEPTNATYVKNHGDILYFMKKPDEALERYRKAINLRPDYFHAYINCGAMLVRQSRHNEAAEFLFKAVELKPSSPEAWMFLGLSHGKLGRSDRGIAEMSRAIALKDSPECRYCRCHLYLKNESYEELLSDTEHLIRRKAELDFAYTARARGLFHLGRSKEALNQLDDAISQGLTDSMALGERAKLWASLGEYEKQLQDLTLWAEERPQEARAHMALSQFLSTTTCDAKRDGGLAYKHANLAINLSEGVNLIPNDILAAAKAELQEFDEAERLQKKAIRATKEQFIRLLEGRCELIDRISAEVDASEAGRDEWTRTFEKVEAACRLSEWRNPGQIDRLSILAAEMGDAENAKKLQHLRHKAIEDSVLKDMEALRVKYENHMPARIDTGNFIDGSGRLEAMLDVLLLSR from the coding sequence ATGTGTCGCTCAGTTCGCTGCTTTCTAGCGCAAATCATTGTCGTCGCACTAATGGCGAGGTCCACCGTCGGTGAAGAAACGCTAGTTGGTAAAACAGTGTTGCCACGTATTGGCTGTAAGGTGTTGTCTGGAGGCGAAGTGAGCTCGGCAGAGCATTTTTCCCTGCCGTTTACAGTGCTTGCTCAGAACAAGCACACGTTAACAACCGACGAAGGCATGGTTAATATTGACGATGTTGTTACAATCGAGGAAGCACTTGAGTATTACAAGTCTGTGATCGAGTCCGATTCGCGAAGCGCCGAGGCGTTCCGGTGTCGCGCATTCGTTTTCTGCCACAATCAGAAATACGAACGTGCGCTCGATGATATCGTGAAAGCCCAAAAGCTGGAGCCAACAAATGCAACCTATGTAAAGAATCACGGCGATATCCTATATTTTATGAAGAAGCCTGACGAGGCGCTGGAGCGATACCGTAAAGCCATTAATCTGCGTCCAGATTACTTTCACGCCTACATCAATTGTGGAGCGATGCTGGTTAGGCAAAGTAGGCATAATGAAGCGGCGGAGTTTCTATTTAAGGCCGTTGAGCTTAAGCCAAGCTCGCCCGAGGCATGGATGTTTCTTGGGCTCAGCCATGGAAAATTAGGGCGAAGCGACAGAGGTATCGCAGAGATGTCTCGCGCAATTGCATTGAAGGATAGTCCGGAATGTCGCTATTGCCGTTGCCATTTGTATCTGAAGAACGAAAGTTATGAAGAATTACTTTCCGATACGGAGCACCTGATACGAAGGAAGGCGGAGTTGGATTTTGCATATACTGCACGAGCGCGGGGACTGTTCCACCTTGGGCGATCCAAGGAGGCACTGAATCAGTTGGACGATGCCATTTCTCAGGGGTTGACGGACTCCATGGCCCTAGGCGAAAGGGCCAAGCTGTGGGCTTCTCTCGGAGAGTATGAGAAGCAGCTTCAGGATTTGACGTTGTGGGCTGAAGAAAGGCCGCAAGAAGCTCGTGCACATATGGCGCTCTCACAGTTCCTGTCTACAACGACTTGTGACGCGAAAAGAGACGGAGGCCTTGCATATAAGCACGCGAATCTGGCGATAAACCTGTCTGAGGGTGTCAACTTGATTCCTAACGATATCCTGGCGGCAGCAAAAGCGGAATTGCAAGAGTTTGATGAAGCCGAACGGCTTCAGAAGAAAGCGATCAGGGCGACCAAAGAACAATTCATCCGCCTGTTGGAGGGACGTTGTGAACTGATCGATAGAATTTCTGCTGAAGTTGATGCGTCTGAGGCTGGTCGTGATGAATGGACTCGCACGTTTGAGAAGGTGGAGGCCGCATGTCGATTGTCAGAATGGAGAAATCCGGGGCAGATCGATCGTCTGTCCATACTGGCGGCGGAGATGGGAGATGCGGAAAATGCAAAGAAGCTGCAACATTTGCGACACAAGGCAATTGAAGACTCGGTACTCAAGGATATGGAAGCGCTACGCGTGAAGTATGAAAATCACATGCCTGCGCGAATTGACACTGGGAACTTTATTGATGGGAGCGGTCGGCTGGAAGCTATGTTGGATGTGCTGTTGTTATCGCGTTAA
- a CDS encoding transposase, with the protein MVERRVFDTEQQIRFATFSCDKRRKHLQHDQAKKIVIGTVGNRRAQQQGLRLGFVIMPDHVHALIWFPETCQLSPFMNKWKELTSKSLKTVLPQHFQDDWSQIDSTEPSWQACDCGFNNGSRAKVEEKLDDMHINAVRAGVGGTSQGLVVEFGSLVL; encoded by the coding sequence ATGGTTGAAAGACGCGTTTTCGACACTGAGCAGCAGATCCGCTTCGCGACGTTCTCGTGCGACAAGAGGCGCAAGCACCTACAACATGATCAAGCGAAGAAAATCGTCATTGGCACCGTGGGGAATCGGCGGGCACAGCAGCAGGGGCTTCGCCTGGGATTTGTGATTATGCCGGATCACGTCCATGCTCTCATCTGGTTCCCGGAAACGTGTCAATTGAGCCCGTTCATGAACAAGTGGAAGGAACTGACTTCGAAATCATTAAAAACCGTCTTGCCCCAGCATTTCCAGGACGACTGGTCCCAGATTGACTCCACCGAACCAAGCTGGCAGGCATGCGACTGCGGATTCAACAATGGGTCGCGGGCCAAGGTGGAAGAAAAACTGGACGACATGCACATAAATGCCGTTCGGGCCGGGGTTGGTGGAACAAGCCAGGGACTGGTCGTGGAGTTCGGCTCGCTGGTCCTTTGA
- a CDS encoding trypsin-like peptidase domain-containing protein gives MIRSIFSCKLWSALILLAGSTVVCASERVTPEVLAARRTLPSVGNIHTEKSANPSNSVFTSEKTRKINGMGTGIVVDERGYMVTNYHVIADVDTIRVEFEDENRVRSSYVARKVRYDREHDLAIIKVDGAKPFKVMPCGTSSDLMYCEKVIAIGNAFGYDGTVTLGYISALGRDVEANDTVSYRNLIQTDAAINPGNSGGPLINMDGEVIGINVAIRANAQKIGFAIPIDDARVIIAKMMSVENLDGNFHGLIGKDIKSGATRMLRVDGAHPDSPAALAGLRSGDVIVKAGNLDVVDAADFERAMLHRPVGDKIEITVKRNDREVKTTLALASYAGGRSSVSNDIQVVSRANNDDSDRFWSQLGLRLTLLPSNEVRSHLSKTKYRGGMRVLEVKPESPAAVNGIQKGDVLVGLDKWETMSVDNITWIMNQMMTQTPGPDGQSQMKFYLVRGQETRFGYLPISPNPRTASAGN, from the coding sequence ATGATACGAAGCATATTTTCATGTAAGTTATGGAGTGCCTTGATCCTGCTGGCAGGATCAACGGTGGTCTGTGCATCGGAACGGGTTACGCCAGAAGTACTGGCCGCCCGGCGGACACTTCCGTCGGTCGGAAACATCCATACTGAGAAATCGGCGAACCCTTCCAATAGCGTATTTACCTCTGAAAAGACGCGCAAGATCAATGGGATGGGTACCGGGATCGTTGTGGATGAGCGTGGCTATATGGTCACGAATTACCACGTCATCGCCGACGTCGACACCATTCGTGTCGAATTCGAAGATGAAAACCGGGTCCGTTCGAGCTACGTCGCTCGCAAGGTTCGCTATGATCGCGAACATGACCTGGCCATCATTAAAGTCGATGGCGCCAAACCGTTTAAGGTGATGCCCTGTGGAACATCATCGGATTTGATGTACTGCGAAAAAGTCATTGCCATCGGCAACGCCTTTGGCTACGACGGGACCGTCACACTCGGCTACATCAGTGCTCTGGGGCGCGATGTTGAAGCCAACGATACCGTATCGTATCGGAACTTGATTCAGACCGATGCGGCGATCAATCCTGGCAACAGTGGCGGCCCGCTGATCAACATGGATGGCGAAGTGATCGGCATCAATGTCGCGATCCGCGCCAATGCTCAAAAAATTGGTTTCGCCATTCCGATCGACGACGCACGAGTCATCATTGCGAAGATGATGAGCGTGGAGAATCTGGATGGTAATTTCCATGGCTTGATCGGCAAGGACATCAAGTCGGGTGCGACACGGATGTTGCGGGTTGACGGTGCTCACCCTGACAGTCCCGCTGCATTGGCGGGGCTGCGATCGGGGGATGTGATTGTCAAGGCGGGTAATCTTGATGTTGTCGACGCGGCGGATTTCGAGCGAGCGATGCTTCATCGTCCGGTCGGAGACAAAATTGAAATCACCGTCAAGCGGAATGATCGGGAAGTCAAAACGACACTCGCTCTGGCCAGCTACGCCGGCGGCAGGTCCTCAGTCTCGAACGATATCCAGGTCGTATCGCGGGCCAACAATGATGATTCCGATCGCTTCTGGTCGCAGTTGGGATTGCGGCTGACGCTGTTGCCCTCGAACGAAGTGCGAAGTCACTTGTCGAAGACCAAGTATCGAGGGGGAATGCGGGTTCTTGAAGTGAAGCCCGAAAGCCCTGCTGCTGTTAATGGGATCCAGAAGGGTGACGTCCTGGTCGGACTCGACAAGTGGGAAACCATGAGCGTCGACAACATCACCTGGATCATGAATCAGATGATGACGCAGACCCCCGGCCCGGATGGACAGAGCCAGATGAAGTTTTACCTCGTGCGGGGACAGGAAACCCGATTCGGATATCTGCCGATCTCGCCGAATCCCCGAACTGCGTCCGCTGGAAACTGA
- a CDS encoding DUF1501 domain-containing protein — MNLNTPSGMSRRHFLGHLAAGASVLPAMNFISHVKANAADLKKRQKACILMWMSGGPPSIDIWDLKPNSKNGGEFKPISTSGGLQISEHMSKTAEVMDNLSVIRAMSTREADHGRGRYYMHTSYVPTPTVIHPAFGSVVSYELGTKRKDLEIPAFISIGGGGSSPGYLGMTHSPFLVNTSGQIDNAGLGGLGLDRLEQRLRMLNTVEDNFIQSQRGESGQAHKDVYVKAVNLMKSQQMDAFKIDQEKKEVLDAYTGAPARGGAMGGGGQFGRSLLMARRLVEAGVPFVEVDFGGWDLHANVFETLKTQRLPALDAGIAALTADLKQRGMLNDVVLVWMGEFARTPRINQDVGRDHWANSWSVMIGGGGLKGGLAVGETDADGISVASSKSYQPGDVWATVAHALGIPLDTVHKSKNGRPMKLANGGTAIQELIG, encoded by the coding sequence ATGAATCTGAATACACCCTCGGGCATGTCGCGACGTCATTTTCTGGGGCACCTGGCAGCGGGCGCTTCCGTCTTGCCGGCGATGAATTTCATTTCGCACGTGAAGGCAAACGCGGCGGATCTGAAGAAACGCCAGAAGGCCTGCATCCTGATGTGGATGAGCGGTGGTCCACCATCGATCGACATCTGGGACCTGAAGCCCAATTCCAAAAATGGCGGCGAATTCAAGCCGATCAGCACCAGCGGCGGCTTGCAGATCAGTGAGCATATGTCGAAAACGGCTGAGGTGATGGACAATCTGTCGGTCATTCGTGCCATGAGTACCCGCGAAGCTGATCACGGCCGGGGTCGGTACTATATGCACACGTCCTACGTACCCACTCCGACGGTGATTCATCCTGCGTTCGGGTCGGTCGTCAGCTACGAACTGGGAACGAAGCGGAAAGACCTCGAAATTCCCGCCTTCATTTCCATCGGCGGTGGTGGTTCCAGCCCCGGCTATCTGGGGATGACCCATTCGCCGTTCCTGGTTAACACCAGCGGGCAGATCGATAACGCGGGACTGGGTGGATTGGGACTGGACAGGCTCGAACAGCGCCTGCGGATGCTGAATACGGTCGAGGATAACTTCATTCAGTCGCAGCGAGGGGAATCAGGGCAGGCGCACAAGGACGTTTACGTCAAGGCGGTCAACCTGATGAAGTCGCAGCAAATGGATGCCTTCAAGATTGATCAGGAAAAGAAGGAAGTTCTCGACGCCTACACGGGAGCCCCCGCACGTGGAGGTGCCATGGGAGGCGGCGGACAGTTCGGTCGCAGCCTGCTGATGGCACGACGACTTGTCGAGGCCGGGGTTCCGTTCGTCGAAGTCGATTTTGGTGGCTGGGACCTGCATGCGAACGTCTTCGAGACCTTGAAGACGCAGCGACTTCCTGCACTGGATGCCGGGATTGCCGCACTGACCGCAGACCTCAAGCAACGTGGCATGTTGAATGACGTGGTGCTGGTCTGGATGGGTGAGTTCGCACGAACTCCTCGCATCAACCAGGACGTCGGTCGTGACCACTGGGCCAATAGCTGGTCAGTCATGATCGGTGGTGGTGGACTCAAGGGGGGACTGGCTGTGGGTGAAACCGACGCAGACGGCATCTCTGTCGCTAGCAGCAAGTCGTACCAGCCCGGTGACGTCTGGGCGACCGTAGCCCATGCCTTGGGGATTCCGCTCGATACGGTTCACAAGTCCAAGAATGGTCGCCCGATGAAGCTGGCAAACGGCGGTACCGCCATCCAGGAACTGATCGGATAA
- a CDS encoding DUF1549 domain-containing protein translates to MTHPRHNPNELEVLLELLCEDRLTQADAARLEELVLSSPEARWTYLTYMDLHGTLYWDAAGAGSPEPLSSEELPVYAGPVQPPPNARAVTPAKTHRRGAWMMAAVVVCLGVVTWGLWRLPGTQPPAEVTQVAPEDRGTDRLQSGTVRDRIRRSPKAPVTVGNISPAPRVEVPENATPAAPNATESVVAQPPMSTRAIVARINEDIASRWTEIGVQPSLRADDAEWLRRIYLDLAGRVPTVTESQTFLADKSDDKRESLIEILLEDSAYVRNFTTKWSNLLIGRASNPLVNREAFAKFLRMSFAENRPWNQIVADLISAEGNNSENGATNFLIAHLNNAATPATAVCSKLFLGRQLHCNQCHNHPFNETKQVEFWELNSFFQQTASVRRIRRDQQTGRQLAAFTELVTRDAGGPTYFETRTGLMRVAYPRFNGTDVDPGAETNRRRELARLMTTGEQPDLAAAFVNRMWDHFFGIGFTRELDNLGPHQVASHPELLEVLSAEFIRNGYDIKQLVRWICRSEPYQLSSRFSESNRSDDPSLGDIPAFSRMYVRSMTAEQTYDSFLTATKAHQVGAVDWVHAEQNRQQWLRQFVVSYNTDENDEAMTFDGSIGNALSLMNGPLIEKALDLSAGSFLGEVVRQRSSETEKIRSLCLATLSRLPEPNELSSMKKLLRDAATTAGKSANGAVSPAAAYQDLFWALLNSNEFASIH, encoded by the coding sequence ATGACTCATCCACGTCACAATCCCAACGAACTGGAAGTGCTGCTTGAACTGCTGTGTGAGGACCGCCTGACCCAGGCCGACGCTGCGCGACTGGAAGAACTCGTCCTGTCGTCCCCCGAAGCCCGCTGGACTTACCTTACATATATGGACCTGCATGGCACCCTGTACTGGGATGCGGCCGGGGCCGGTTCACCTGAACCACTTTCCTCGGAGGAGCTGCCTGTTTACGCCGGTCCTGTCCAGCCCCCACCAAACGCTCGGGCTGTCACTCCTGCGAAGACGCATCGTCGCGGGGCATGGATGATGGCAGCGGTCGTCGTTTGCCTGGGTGTCGTCACATGGGGACTCTGGCGGCTTCCCGGAACTCAACCTCCAGCGGAAGTCACCCAGGTGGCACCAGAAGATCGGGGTACGGACCGGTTACAATCCGGGACGGTTCGCGACCGAATCCGACGCTCGCCCAAAGCTCCCGTCACGGTGGGGAACATCAGTCCGGCACCCCGCGTTGAGGTCCCGGAAAACGCCACTCCTGCTGCACCGAACGCCACCGAGTCTGTGGTCGCTCAGCCTCCCATGTCAACTCGGGCCATTGTCGCCCGGATCAACGAAGATATCGCATCGCGTTGGACAGAGATCGGGGTGCAGCCCTCGCTCCGAGCCGACGACGCAGAATGGCTGCGCCGGATCTACCTGGATCTGGCGGGCCGTGTCCCAACCGTCACGGAAAGTCAGACTTTCCTCGCAGATAAGAGTGACGACAAACGAGAGTCACTCATTGAAATCCTACTGGAAGATTCAGCCTACGTTCGGAACTTCACCACCAAATGGTCAAACCTGCTGATCGGGCGGGCCTCCAACCCGCTGGTCAATCGCGAAGCATTCGCCAAGTTTCTGCGGATGAGTTTTGCCGAGAATCGGCCGTGGAATCAGATTGTGGCTGATCTGATCTCGGCCGAAGGGAACAATTCGGAAAATGGAGCCACGAATTTTCTCATCGCTCACCTGAATAATGCGGCAACACCTGCGACCGCGGTCTGCTCCAAGCTGTTCCTCGGGCGGCAGCTCCATTGCAACCAGTGCCACAACCATCCCTTCAATGAAACGAAGCAGGTCGAGTTCTGGGAGCTGAACAGTTTCTTCCAGCAGACCGCCAGCGTGCGCCGGATTCGTCGGGACCAGCAGACCGGCCGACAACTGGCGGCTTTCACCGAACTGGTGACACGCGATGCGGGTGGGCCCACCTATTTCGAAACCCGAACCGGGCTGATGCGCGTCGCTTATCCCCGCTTTAATGGGACCGACGTAGATCCAGGGGCCGAGACGAATCGCCGCAGAGAACTGGCACGATTGATGACGACAGGAGAGCAGCCGGATCTGGCGGCGGCTTTCGTCAATCGGATGTGGGATCACTTCTTCGGGATCGGCTTCACGCGAGAATTAGACAACCTGGGTCCGCATCAGGTCGCCAGCCATCCCGAACTGCTGGAAGTCCTGTCGGCCGAGTTCATTCGCAACGGATACGACATCAAGCAACTCGTTCGCTGGATCTGTCGATCCGAGCCGTATCAGTTGAGCAGCCGATTCTCGGAATCCAATCGGTCGGATGATCCGTCGTTGGGTGACATCCCCGCGTTCAGCCGGATGTATGTCCGATCGATGACGGCCGAACAAACTTATGATTCCTTCCTGACTGCGACGAAAGCGCACCAGGTGGGGGCGGTCGACTGGGTGCATGCAGAGCAGAACCGGCAACAGTGGCTGCGTCAGTTTGTGGTGTCGTACAACACGGACGAGAATGATGAGGCGATGACGTTCGACGGATCCATCGGCAATGCACTTTCGCTGATGAATGGGCCGCTGATCGAAAAGGCTCTGGATCTGTCCGCCGGCAGCTTCCTGGGGGAGGTGGTCCGGCAACGATCGTCTGAGACCGAGAAGATTCGATCGCTGTGTCTGGCGACCCTTTCCCGCTTGCCCGAGCCCAATGAATTGAGCTCGATGAAGAAACTGCTGCGGGACGCTGCGACCACTGCGGGCAAGTCCGCCAATGGTGCCGTCAGTCCCGCTGCGGCTTATCAGGATCTGTTCTGGGCTCTTCTCAACTCCAACGAGTTTGCGTCGATCCACTGA